A genome region from Streptomyces sp. NBC_01296 includes the following:
- the efeB gene encoding iron uptake transporter deferrochelatase/peroxidase subunit: MSGSGTSRRALLAWGGAGLALGAAAAGGTVAVLRRNDEPAAPGTLGMAVPFHGEHQAGIATPVQDRLHFAAFDVKTKDRGELVQLLKDWTEAARLMTAGHPVGEGGYGGVPEAPPDDTGEALGLKASRLTLTIGFGPGLFAGDRFGLDGRRPAALMDLEQFPGDNLDASRSGGDLCVQACADDPQVAVHAIRQLARIGFGKVAVRWSQLGFGKTSSTTPDEQTPRNMMGFKDGTRNISGTDTAALDKHVWVGAGDGSDWLTGGSYLVARRIRMHIETWDRTSLQEQEDVFGRDKGEGAPVGKSKERDEPFLKAMKPQAHVRLAHPDSNDGATILRRGYSFTDGTDGLGRLDAGLFFLAYMRDVRKGFVPIQRQLAKNDALNEYIQHVGSAVFAVPPGVRDKDDWWGRTLFT; this comes from the coding sequence ATGTCCGGCAGCGGCACCTCGAGGCGGGCGCTGCTGGCCTGGGGCGGGGCCGGGCTTGCGCTCGGTGCCGCCGCGGCCGGGGGCACCGTGGCGGTCCTGCGCCGGAACGACGAACCCGCAGCCCCCGGCACCCTGGGGATGGCGGTGCCGTTCCACGGCGAGCACCAGGCCGGTATCGCCACCCCGGTCCAGGATCGCCTGCACTTCGCGGCCTTCGACGTGAAGACGAAGGACCGCGGCGAGCTCGTCCAGCTCCTCAAGGACTGGACCGAGGCGGCCCGGCTGATGACGGCCGGCCACCCGGTCGGCGAGGGCGGCTACGGCGGCGTCCCGGAGGCCCCGCCGGACGACACCGGCGAGGCCCTGGGGTTGAAGGCCTCCCGGCTCACCCTGACCATCGGTTTCGGACCGGGGCTGTTTGCCGGAGATCGCTTCGGGCTCGACGGACGCCGCCCCGCCGCCCTCATGGACTTGGAGCAGTTCCCCGGCGACAACCTCGACGCGTCCCGCTCCGGCGGCGACCTTTGTGTCCAGGCCTGCGCCGACGACCCCCAGGTCGCGGTGCACGCGATCCGCCAGCTCGCCCGCATCGGCTTCGGCAAGGTCGCGGTGCGCTGGTCGCAGCTCGGCTTCGGCAAGACCTCCTCGACCACCCCGGACGAGCAGACCCCGCGCAACATGATGGGCTTCAAGGACGGCACCCGGAACATCTCCGGCACCGACACCGCCGCCCTGGACAAGCACGTGTGGGTCGGCGCGGGCGACGGCAGCGACTGGCTGACCGGTGGCTCGTACCTGGTGGCGCGTCGCATCCGGATGCACATAGAGACCTGGGACCGGACCTCCCTGCAGGAGCAGGAGGACGTCTTCGGCCGCGACAAGGGCGAGGGTGCGCCCGTCGGCAAGTCCAAGGAGCGCGACGAGCCGTTCCTGAAGGCGATGAAGCCGCAGGCGCACGTACGCCTCGCGCACCCGGACTCCAACGACGGCGCGACGATCCTGCGCCGCGGCTACTCCTTCACCGACGGTACGGACGGCCTCGGCCGGCTCGACGCGGGGCTGTTCTTCCTCGCCTACATGCGGGACGTCCGCAAGGGCTTCGTGCCGATCCAGCGGCAGCTCGCCAAGAACGATGCGCTCAACGAATACATCCAGCACGTGGGTTCGGCCGTCTTCGCCGTCCCGCCGGGCGTCCGCGACAAGGACGACTGGTGGGGCCGGACCCTGTTCACGTGA
- the efeU gene encoding iron uptake transporter permease EfeU, with amino-acid sequence MFGNYLIGLREGLEASLVVCILIAYLVKTDHRDRLAPVWLGIGLAVTLSLGFGAALQFGSSTLTFQAQELLGGTLSIVSVGLVTWMVFWMKRTARNLKSELQGQLDAALAVGSGALVFTAFMAVGREGLETSLFIWTAVQATGDGVRPLVGAVLGLLTSMVLGWLFYRGALKINLAKFFTWTGAMLVVVAAGVLAYGFHDLQEGDFLPGLHTLAFDISTTIPSDSWYGTLLKGVFNFQPNPTALQVTVWCLYLVPVMALFLAPARSTTPAAGVEAKTAKTG; translated from the coding sequence GTGTTCGGCAACTACCTGATCGGACTCCGCGAAGGGCTGGAAGCCAGCCTCGTCGTCTGCATCCTCATCGCCTACCTGGTCAAGACCGACCACAGGGACAGACTTGCGCCCGTCTGGCTCGGCATCGGCCTGGCCGTGACCCTCTCCCTGGGGTTCGGCGCCGCCCTCCAGTTCGGTTCCTCCACCCTTACCTTCCAGGCCCAGGAACTGCTCGGCGGTACCCTGTCCATCGTCTCGGTCGGCCTGGTGACGTGGATGGTCTTCTGGATGAAGCGCACTGCCCGGAACCTGAAATCGGAGCTTCAGGGCCAGCTCGATGCGGCGCTCGCCGTGGGCAGCGGCGCGTTGGTCTTCACCGCCTTCATGGCCGTCGGCCGGGAAGGACTGGAGACCTCGCTGTTCATCTGGACGGCCGTCCAAGCCACAGGTGACGGCGTTCGGCCCCTGGTCGGTGCGGTGCTCGGTCTGCTGACCTCGATGGTGCTGGGCTGGCTGTTCTACCGGGGCGCGCTGAAGATCAACCTGGCGAAGTTCTTCACCTGGACCGGTGCCATGCTGGTCGTCGTCGCCGCAGGAGTCCTCGCGTACGGCTTCCACGACCTCCAGGAAGGCGACTTCCTGCCCGGCCTGCACACCCTCGCCTTCGACATCAGCACGACCATCCCATCGGACAGCTGGTACGGGACCCTGCTCAAGGGAGTGTTCAACTTCCAGCCCAACCCGACCGCCCTCCAGGTCACCGTGTGGTGCCTCTACCTCGTTCCGGTGATGGCCCTCTTCCTCGCACCTGCGCGCAGTACCACCCCCGCCGCCGGCGTGGAGGCAAAGACGGCGAAGACCGGCTGA
- a CDS encoding response regulator transcription factor: protein MSRHVLVVEDDHRLRNVLLRGLREEGFETTQAQDGAAALRLAVAGVDAVVLDIGLPDADGRDVCQALRANGFDRPVIFLTARHHLTDRLSGFSAGGDDYLAKPFHIAELAARLRAAVKRSRPAAPVSEGEMVLDAVRHACTVRGVPLSLTPTEFRILAALLAAAGDLVPRRDLVRAGWPEGAQVSDNTLDQYLTRLRRKLREAGSILTLGTSRGVGHRLS, encoded by the coding sequence ATGAGCCGACACGTCCTGGTCGTCGAGGATGACCACCGGCTGCGCAACGTCCTGCTGCGCGGCCTGCGTGAGGAGGGTTTCGAGACCACCCAGGCGCAGGACGGCGCAGCGGCACTGCGACTGGCCGTGGCCGGCGTCGACGCCGTGGTCCTGGACATCGGCCTGCCCGACGCGGACGGCCGCGACGTGTGCCAGGCGCTGCGCGCCAACGGGTTCGACCGCCCGGTGATTTTCCTGACCGCCCGTCATCACCTCACAGATCGGCTCAGCGGGTTCTCTGCGGGAGGCGATGACTATCTCGCCAAACCCTTCCACATCGCCGAACTGGCCGCCCGACTGCGGGCCGCCGTCAAACGCAGCCGCCCGGCCGCCCCTGTCTCCGAGGGAGAGATGGTGCTGGACGCCGTCCGCCACGCCTGCACCGTACGAGGCGTCCCCCTGAGCCTGACCCCGACCGAATTCCGGATCCTGGCCGCCCTGCTCGCCGCCGCGGGGGACCTGGTTCCCCGGCGGGATCTGGTGCGCGCCGGCTGGCCGGAAGGCGCCCAGGTCAGCGACAACACCCTCGACCAGTACCTGACCCGGCTCCGCCGCAAACTTCGGGAGGCGGGCAGCATCCTCACCCTGGGCACCTCCCGCGGCGTAGGGCACCGGCTGTCATGA
- a CDS encoding sensor histidine kinase, with translation MRLLRAGARPTTLRGRLSLLAVATAAFVMAVFTIVFNAFVQQHLARQADDQLRARASAIAATVDTSGPVLRVLETPQEDLLDTNAWIYQGTSLVEQPPAARADSPATRAAARLAAQGGAQCTTTSHDAADIRLCARPVPSPDGRERAATVVTALDLTPYRASGDTLLMASLALDAVMLLCTYAVTRLAIGRALRPVRTMTDQAAQWSATASEERFSGVPRPAELARLGASLDAFLDRIRAALRHEQQLTSELSHELRNPLATIVAELDWWQARPRSENETVTVQRAIGDAARTMRTICDTLLAEAREDAGRSPGTTAVLPVLNALADRTDPDIVSVRVVIADEGGELTAGVPAAVLDRIVSPLLDNALRYAATAVDLRAFREPGCVRIEVGDDGPGVPECFRAHLFQPGRRADPGDGHDGAGLGLPLARRLARSAGGEAELGEQGGGGAVFVVRLPAG, from the coding sequence ATGAGACTGCTCAGAGCCGGAGCGCGGCCGACGACCCTGCGCGGACGGCTCTCCCTGCTCGCGGTCGCGACCGCGGCGTTCGTCATGGCGGTGTTCACCATCGTCTTCAACGCGTTCGTGCAGCAGCACCTGGCCCGGCAGGCGGACGACCAGCTGCGGGCCCGAGCCTCCGCCATCGCCGCCACCGTCGACACCAGCGGTCCCGTGCTGCGCGTCCTGGAGACCCCGCAGGAGGACCTCCTCGACACCAACGCCTGGATCTACCAAGGGACTAGCCTGGTCGAGCAGCCCCCGGCCGCCCGGGCGGACAGCCCCGCCACCCGCGCGGCCGCCCGTCTTGCAGCGCAGGGCGGCGCCCAGTGCACCACCACCTCGCACGACGCGGCGGACATCCGGCTCTGTGCCCGGCCAGTGCCCTCCCCAGACGGCCGTGAGAGGGCCGCGACCGTGGTCACCGCGCTCGACCTCACTCCGTACCGCGCATCGGGCGACACCCTGCTGATGGCATCCCTGGCACTGGATGCCGTCATGCTCCTCTGCACGTACGCGGTCACCCGACTCGCCATCGGCCGGGCCCTGCGACCCGTCCGTACGATGACCGACCAGGCCGCCCAATGGAGTGCGACCGCCTCCGAAGAACGCTTCAGCGGTGTGCCCCGGCCCGCCGAACTCGCCAGGCTGGGCGCCTCGCTGGATGCCTTCCTCGACCGGATCCGGGCAGCCCTGCGCCACGAACAGCAGCTCACCAGCGAGTTGTCGCACGAACTGCGCAACCCGCTGGCCACGATCGTCGCCGAACTCGACTGGTGGCAGGCTCGCCCCCGCAGCGAGAACGAGACGGTCACCGTGCAACGGGCCATCGGCGATGCGGCCCGGACCATGCGGACCATCTGCGACACCCTCCTCGCCGAAGCTCGCGAGGACGCCGGCAGGTCGCCTGGCACCACCGCCGTGCTTCCCGTCCTGAATGCCCTGGCCGACCGCACGGACCCAGACATCGTCTCGGTCCGTGTCGTGATCGCCGACGAGGGTGGGGAGCTGACCGCGGGAGTGCCCGCTGCCGTCCTGGACCGGATCGTCAGCCCCTTGCTGGACAACGCGCTGCGCTACGCGGCGACGGCGGTCGACCTCCGCGCGTTCCGGGAGCCGGGGTGTGTCCGCATCGAAGTGGGTGACGATGGCCCCGGCGTTCCGGAATGCTTCCGTGCCCACCTGTTCCAGCCCGGTCGCCGGGCGGATCCGGGCGACGGCCACGATGGGGCGGGCCTTGGGCTGCCGCTTGCCCGGCGCCTGGCGCGCTCCGCGGGCGGGGAGGCGGAACTCGGGGAACAGGGCGGCGGGGGAGCGGTGTTCGTGGTCAGGCTGCCGGCCGGCTGA
- a CDS encoding sodium-dependent transporter has protein sequence MSPATKPSASRGLAGRLRERLGWAVAAAYLAAAVCPAPGMWLRRPRELHAGNVAVSLELAPALLALVLFCAGLQVPPQTLVRAVRRPATLLAGLAAHLLAPLLIIPALAAMLSWTPDTDGGAGMTTAMIFLTAMPVAAGATVWTARADGDQPTMLGLVLASTFLSPLTLPLTLGAVAPLVGGDHPGTPAGAARAVGQGFALTGVLLPCAAGLLCHIALPAEALAGLRRTAAPTAVLASLALTYLNAAGALGRFLAHPAALLSIAAVAVAVFVCTLSFSFGRVAGSLLRLDTRARACVTLACGMSNSSAGAVLIGAVLPDRPHVLLPVLVYGLLQKLAAQRAVRPPRWRARTVWRDWPGHWARCRQPTVSNSPDLHRC, from the coding sequence ATGTCTCCTGCCACGAAGCCCTCCGCCTCACGCGGTCTCGCCGGCCGACTGAGGGAACGCTTGGGCTGGGCCGTCGCCGCCGCCTACCTCGCCGCTGCCGTCTGCCCTGCTCCCGGCATGTGGCTGCGCAGGCCCCGCGAACTCCATGCAGGGAACGTGGCAGTGAGTCTGGAACTCGCACCGGCGCTGCTGGCCCTCGTACTGTTCTGCGCGGGGCTCCAGGTGCCACCGCAGACCCTCGTCCGGGCGGTCCGTCGCCCCGCGACCCTGCTGGCGGGACTTGCGGCGCACCTCCTGGCCCCGCTGCTGATCATCCCGGCCCTGGCGGCGATGCTGTCCTGGACGCCCGACACCGACGGGGGCGCAGGGATGACCACCGCGATGATCTTCCTCACGGCGATGCCCGTGGCAGCGGGGGCGACCGTCTGGACCGCGCGGGCTGACGGCGACCAGCCCACCATGCTCGGCCTCGTCCTGGCCTCCACCTTCCTCAGCCCGCTCACCCTGCCCCTGACCCTCGGAGCAGTGGCGCCGCTCGTAGGTGGCGACCATCCGGGAACGCCGGCCGGTGCGGCGCGCGCGGTAGGGCAGGGCTTCGCCCTCACCGGTGTGCTGCTGCCGTGCGCTGCCGGGCTGCTGTGCCACATCGCCCTGCCCGCCGAGGCCCTGGCAGGCTTGCGGCGCACCGCGGCGCCCACCGCGGTCCTCGCCTCGCTGGCCCTGACGTACCTCAACGCAGCAGGTGCCCTGGGCCGGTTCCTGGCCCATCCCGCAGCCCTGCTGTCGATCGCGGCAGTGGCCGTGGCCGTCTTCGTGTGCACGCTGTCGTTCTCGTTCGGCCGCGTCGCAGGGTCCCTGCTGCGACTGGACACACGGGCACGAGCCTGTGTGACGCTGGCTTGCGGTATGAGCAACAGCAGCGCGGGCGCGGTCCTCATCGGTGCGGTGCTGCCCGATCGGCCCCACGTCCTGCTGCCTGTGTTGGTGTACGGCCTGCTGCAGAAGCTGGCCGCTCAGCGCGCCGTACGCCCGCCCCGATGGAGGGCCCGGACGGTATGGCGGGACTGGCCCGGACACTGGGCCCGGTGCCGGCAGCCGACTGTCTCGAACTCGCCGGACTTACATCGCTGCTGA
- a CDS encoding HAMP domain-containing sensor histidine kinase translates to MRQRVVRVAVSAVLVALVLLAGPLAWVIHRSFFEDERGALERTALAATVTVGPEFASGDALELTPPRPGGKLGVYDLSSRLRAGSGGPVADQVTREAAGGKAVSGRTGADLVVAVPVVSGEKVIAVVRATVPARSVWTRVLWAWALLLGVTLAALATAVLVARHQARALSTPVEALSRTARAIADGDLAARAAPCGITELDQLARSQNSMVERLTQLLRRERDFSANASHQLRTPLTGLQLGLEAARQLPPGSDLRPALREALETARHLEETVEEVLRLARSGTEGGPPLPREALVRVLERAESRWHGTLAAAGRRLEVRAQPGAGAFEVPGRTTAQILDVLIDNALRHGRGATSVTAREAAGAVAVDVADEGTLTLDPGTVFARGGTGGSGTGIGLAVARELAEAAGGRLSLRGAEPTTFTLLLPGAPG, encoded by the coding sequence ATGAGGCAGCGTGTCGTGCGTGTCGCGGTGTCCGCCGTGCTGGTGGCCCTCGTCCTGCTGGCCGGGCCGCTCGCCTGGGTCATCCACCGGTCTTTCTTCGAGGACGAACGGGGCGCCCTGGAGCGTACGGCTCTGGCCGCGACGGTCACGGTGGGGCCTGAGTTCGCCTCCGGCGACGCACTCGAGCTGACGCCGCCCAGGCCGGGCGGGAAGCTGGGGGTGTACGACCTCTCTTCGCGTCTGCGTGCGGGCAGCGGTGGACCGGTCGCCGACCAGGTGACCCGCGAGGCTGCCGGAGGCAAGGCAGTCAGCGGCCGCACCGGGGCTGATCTGGTCGTCGCCGTACCGGTGGTCTCCGGCGAGAAGGTGATCGCGGTGGTGCGGGCCACGGTCCCCGCGCGATCGGTCTGGACGCGGGTGCTGTGGGCTTGGGCACTGCTCCTGGGAGTGACCCTTGCTGCGCTGGCCACGGCGGTCCTGGTGGCACGCCACCAGGCGCGTGCGCTGAGCACTCCAGTGGAGGCACTCTCCCGTACGGCCCGCGCGATCGCCGACGGCGACCTTGCCGCCCGGGCAGCGCCGTGCGGGATCACCGAGCTGGACCAGCTGGCGCGCAGCCAGAACTCCATGGTCGAGCGACTGACCCAGCTCCTGCGCCGGGAGCGCGACTTCAGCGCCAACGCCTCGCACCAGCTGCGCACTCCCCTGACCGGGCTGCAGCTCGGCCTGGAGGCCGCCCGACAGCTCCCGCCGGGCTCGGACCTGCGCCCCGCACTGCGCGAGGCTCTGGAGACGGCACGCCATCTGGAGGAGACCGTCGAGGAGGTGCTGCGGCTGGCCCGGTCCGGCACCGAGGGCGGACCCCCACTCCCCCGTGAGGCTCTCGTTCGGGTGCTGGAAAGGGCGGAGTCGCGCTGGCACGGTACGCTCGCCGCCGCCGGCCGACGGTTGGAGGTTCGCGCACAGCCGGGGGCCGGGGCCTTCGAGGTCCCCGGCCGCACCACGGCACAGATCCTCGACGTCCTCATCGACAACGCCCTACGCCACGGCCGGGGTGCAACCTCGGTAACCGCCCGTGAGGCGGCCGGGGCGGTCGCGGTCGACGTGGCCGACGAGGGGACACTCACGCTCGACCCCGGGACGGTCTTCGCACGCGGCGGCACCGGCGGCTCCGGAACCGGGATCGGCCTGGCGGTGGCCCGGGAGCTCGCGGAAGCGGCAGGGGGAAGGCTCAGCCTGCGCGGCGCAGAGCCGACCACGTTCACCCTGCTCCTGCCCGGCGCTCCGGGCTGA
- a CDS encoding ABC transporter ATP-binding protein has product MDVGTLSAGTAPALDARELYRFYRAGEEETLALRGVSLTVAPGELVAVVGPSGSGKSTLLACLAGLDEPAGGSVRIAGERISHRPEAERAGIRARRIGILLQTENLIAHLDVARNIRLARTAAGRHGTPAQDIDVLLDQVGLLGRAHALPRELAGGELARAALAVALANDPDLLLADEPTGELDGSTEHRILELLRARGSEGRRGVLLVTHSTAVIGGADRVLTLRDGRLRP; this is encoded by the coding sequence ATGGACGTGGGCACGCTCAGTGCGGGCACCGCTCCGGCTCTCGACGCTCGCGAGCTGTACCGCTTCTACCGTGCCGGGGAAGAGGAGACCCTCGCCCTGCGCGGAGTGTCCCTCACGGTGGCCCCCGGAGAGCTTGTAGCCGTGGTCGGCCCCTCGGGATCGGGGAAGTCCACGCTGCTGGCCTGCCTCGCGGGCCTCGACGAACCCGCCGGCGGGTCCGTACGAATAGCAGGAGAGCGGATCAGCCACCGCCCGGAGGCGGAGCGGGCCGGGATCCGGGCCCGCCGGATCGGCATCCTCCTCCAGACGGAGAACCTGATCGCCCACCTCGACGTGGCACGCAACATCCGCCTCGCCCGCACGGCCGCCGGCCGCCACGGCACCCCGGCACAGGACATCGACGTCCTCCTCGACCAGGTGGGCCTCCTCGGCCGGGCCCACGCCCTGCCCCGCGAACTGGCGGGCGGAGAGCTGGCCCGCGCCGCACTGGCCGTGGCCCTGGCAAACGACCCGGACCTGCTGCTCGCCGACGAGCCCACCGGAGAGCTCGACGGGAGCACCGAACACCGCATCCTGGAATTGCTGAGGGCCCGAGGGAGCGAAGGACGGCGGGGCGTGCTGCTCGTCACCCACAGCACTGCCGTCATAGGGGGCGCCGACCGGGTCCTGACCCTCCGCGACGGCAGGCTCCGGCCATGA
- a CDS encoding ABC transporter ATP-binding protein produces MTGRALVICREAGRTYGRGPAAVVAVHGTNCQVDARDRIAVMGPSGSGKSTLLHLMAGLEQPTSGEVTWPWYADAADAQAWVRARAMAIGVVFQSPSLIATLDVAENTGLPLVLAGESADLARARALAALDRVGVADLADRLPDDISGGQAQRVAVARVLASRPRLVLADEPTGRLDRTTGRHVVDVLLAAVDEIGAALVVSTHDPAVGERLPTHWTMREGRLHLHPDGGTP; encoded by the coding sequence ATGACCGGCCGGGCGCTCGTCATCTGCCGGGAGGCCGGGCGGACGTACGGGCGAGGCCCCGCGGCGGTGGTAGCCGTACACGGCACGAACTGCCAGGTGGACGCCCGAGACCGGATCGCCGTCATGGGGCCCTCGGGATCGGGAAAGTCCACGCTGCTCCACCTGATGGCCGGACTGGAACAGCCGACCAGCGGCGAGGTGACGTGGCCCTGGTACGCGGATGCCGCCGATGCACAGGCTTGGGTACGGGCGAGGGCGATGGCCATCGGGGTCGTCTTCCAGAGCCCCAGCCTCATCGCCACCCTGGACGTCGCCGAGAACACCGGCCTTCCGCTGGTGCTGGCCGGCGAGAGCGCCGACCTCGCTCGTGCGCGGGCGCTGGCAGCCCTGGACCGTGTCGGCGTCGCCGACCTCGCCGACAGGCTGCCCGACGACATCTCGGGAGGCCAGGCACAGCGTGTCGCTGTCGCCCGGGTCCTGGCATCCCGGCCCCGGCTCGTACTGGCCGACGAACCGACCGGCCGTCTCGACCGCACCACGGGCCGCCACGTCGTGGACGTCCTGCTGGCGGCGGTGGACGAGATCGGCGCGGCCCTGGTGGTGAGCACCCACGACCCGGCCGTCGGGGAACGTCTGCCCACGCACTGGACCATGCGCGAAGGACGACTCCACCTGCACCCGGACGGAGGCACACCGTGA
- a CDS encoding ABC transporter permease, which translates to MITAWLAGLLRHRGGRLLVASLTVALAVALMAALGTFLTASRSTMTARAARSVAVDWQVQLQPTAQPATVLDTIRHTPGIRTALPVTYTRSTGFQTKAAGSVQTTGDGVVLGIPDGYRTAFPGEIRPLTGARDGVLLAQQTAANLHAAPGDTVRIALPGTADATVTVAGVVDLPQADSLFQKVGAPPQSQPAAPPDNVVLLPAAQFDSLTARARAQDPAAVTTQVHAARDTALPADPAAAFTAVTGAAHHLEARLSGAVQVGDNLGAALDAARQDALYAQLLFLFLGAPGVALAALLTSALVSAGADRRRREQALLRTRGLDRRRVAALAAVEAGAIGMGGGLLGIALAALAGRIAFGRASFGAAGLVPLRWSLIAFAVGVAVAAVTVLLPAIHDQRTTTVTAARRGYRSTGTPLWQRIGLDFILLVVALLVFRAAAGNQYALVLAPEGVASISVSYWAFLGPTLLWLGSALLLWRLMTYAFAHGRRPLTLMVRPLTGTLAAATASGMARQRSVLARSVILLALAVSFALSTAAFNDTYRHQAEVDAQLTNGADVTVTQPPGAATGPDAGHVLASVPGVRRVEPLQHRFAYVGSDLQDLYGVNPATITSATALQDTYFAGGSARRLLDKLATRPDSVLVSEETVKDFQLTPGDRLNLRLQDSRTKQLSTVQFHYAGVVKEFPTAPKDSFFVANAAYVARETGSDAVGAFLVDTGGVHQQAVAARLRERLGAAATVTDLTQTRSAVGSSLTSVDLAGLTRIELGFAVALAAGAGGVVLALGLTERRRTLALASVLGATRDQLRGMVLAEAATVALFGLAGGALIGWALAQMLTKVLTGVFDPPPSSLSLPWPYLALTLLATLAALTAAALHAVRGTGRPAVEELREP; encoded by the coding sequence GTGATCACCGCCTGGCTGGCCGGCCTGCTCCGGCACCGCGGCGGCAGGCTCCTCGTGGCCTCCCTGACCGTAGCGCTGGCCGTCGCACTCATGGCCGCACTCGGCACGTTCCTGACCGCCTCCCGCTCGACGATGACCGCGCGGGCCGCCCGGTCCGTCGCCGTCGACTGGCAGGTGCAGCTCCAGCCCACCGCGCAGCCCGCCACCGTGCTCGACACGATCCGCCACACCCCAGGGATCCGCACCGCACTGCCCGTCACCTACACCCGCAGCACAGGCTTCCAGACGAAGGCCGCAGGTTCCGTACAGACCACCGGGGACGGCGTGGTGCTCGGCATCCCCGACGGTTATCGCACCGCCTTCCCGGGCGAGATTCGGCCGCTGACCGGTGCCCGGGACGGAGTCCTCCTCGCCCAGCAGACCGCCGCCAACCTGCACGCCGCACCCGGCGACACCGTACGCATCGCGCTGCCGGGTACGGCCGACGCCACCGTCACGGTCGCCGGAGTGGTCGACCTGCCCCAGGCCGACTCACTGTTCCAGAAGGTCGGTGCCCCGCCGCAGTCACAACCCGCCGCCCCACCCGACAACGTCGTGCTCCTGCCCGCCGCCCAGTTCGACTCCCTCACCGCGCGCGCCCGGGCCCAGGACCCCGCCGCCGTCACCACACAGGTGCACGCGGCCCGGGACACGGCCCTGCCCGCCGACCCCGCCGCCGCCTTCACAGCCGTCACAGGAGCCGCCCACCATCTCGAAGCACGGCTTTCCGGAGCCGTCCAGGTCGGCGACAACCTCGGCGCGGCCCTGGACGCCGCACGCCAGGACGCCTTGTACGCCCAGCTGCTCTTCCTGTTCCTCGGAGCCCCCGGCGTGGCCCTTGCAGCCCTTCTCACCTCCGCCCTGGTCAGCGCCGGAGCGGACCGCCGCCGCCGGGAGCAGGCCCTGCTGCGCACCCGCGGCCTCGACCGGCGCCGGGTCGCCGCGCTCGCCGCGGTAGAGGCCGGCGCAATCGGCATGGGCGGCGGCCTGCTGGGCATCGCCCTCGCCGCCCTGGCCGGCCGGATCGCCTTCGGCCGGGCATCGTTCGGGGCAGCCGGCCTCGTACCGCTGCGATGGTCCCTCATCGCCTTCGCCGTCGGTGTGGCCGTCGCCGCCGTGACAGTCCTGCTGCCCGCCATCCACGACCAGCGCACCACCACGGTTACCGCCGCACGCCGCGGTTACCGCTCAACGGGCACCCCACTGTGGCAGCGCATCGGACTCGACTTCATCCTGCTCGTGGTCGCGCTCCTCGTCTTCCGTGCCGCCGCCGGCAACCAGTACGCCCTGGTGCTCGCTCCCGAGGGAGTGGCGAGCATCTCGGTGTCCTACTGGGCGTTCCTCGGCCCCACGCTGCTCTGGCTGGGCTCCGCGCTGCTCCTGTGGCGGCTGATGACGTACGCCTTCGCCCACGGACGGCGCCCGCTCACGCTCATGGTCCGGCCGCTGACCGGCACCCTCGCCGCCGCGACGGCATCCGGCATGGCCCGCCAGCGCAGCGTCCTGGCCCGCTCCGTGATCCTTCTCGCCCTCGCCGTGTCGTTCGCACTCTCCACTGCCGCGTTCAACGACACCTACCGCCACCAGGCGGAGGTGGACGCCCAGCTCACCAACGGCGCAGACGTCACCGTCACCCAGCCACCCGGCGCGGCAACTGGCCCCGACGCCGGGCACGTGCTGGCATCCGTCCCCGGAGTGCGCCGCGTCGAACCCCTCCAACACCGCTTCGCCTACGTCGGATCCGACCTCCAGGACCTGTACGGCGTCAACCCCGCCACCATCACCTCCGCAACCGCGCTCCAGGACACCTACTTCGCGGGCGGCAGCGCCCGGAGGCTCCTGGACAAGCTCGCGACCCGACCCGACTCGGTCCTCGTGAGCGAGGAGACGGTGAAGGACTTCCAGCTCACGCCGGGCGACCGCCTCAACCTGCGCCTCCAGGACAGCCGGACCAAGCAGCTGAGCACGGTGCAGTTCCACTACGCGGGCGTCGTCAAGGAGTTCCCGACAGCCCCCAAGGACAGCTTCTTCGTCGCCAACGCCGCGTACGTCGCCCGCGAGACCGGAAGCGACGCGGTCGGTGCGTTCCTCGTCGACACCGGTGGCGTACACCAGCAGGCGGTGGCCGCCAGGCTGCGCGAACGGCTGGGCGCCGCGGCCACGGTCACCGACCTCACCCAGACCCGGTCCGCCGTCGGCTCCAGCCTCACCTCGGTTGACCTCGCCGGACTGACCCGGATCGAACTCGGGTTCGCCGTGGCTCTGGCGGCGGGCGCCGGAGGAGTGGTACTCGCCCTCGGCCTGACCGAGCGCCGCCGTACCCTCGCCTTGGCAAGCGTTCTCGGCGCCACCCGGGACCAGCTGCGCGGCATGGTCCTGGCCGAGGCGGCCACCGTCGCACTCTTCGGTCTCGCAGGGGGCGCTCTCATCGGCTGGGCCCTCGCACAGATGCTCACCAAGGTCCTCACCGGGGTCTTCGACCCGCCTCCCTCTTCCCTGTCCCTCCCTTGGCCGTACCTGGCCCTGACCCTGCTCGCGACGCTCGCGGCCCTTACTGCCGCCGCCCTGCACGCCGTCCGCGGTACCGGGCGGCCTGCCGTCGAAGAACTCCGCGAACCATAA